Within the Candidatus Methylomirabilis sp. genome, the region GGGGGAGGGCGCCTTCTACCGGCTCCTCGGCTGGACCGAGGGCGTCTTCCAGTTCGAGCCCGGGGATCCACACGTCCCCGCCGGGGCGGCCATCACGGCGAGGAGCCAGGCCCTCCTCCTCGAAGGGGCCCGGCGCTTCGACGAGCTCGGCCGACTTCGGGCGTCCCTGCCCCCCCCGGGGACCCGACTGGTGGTCAGTCCTCGCCTCACGAGCCTGCTCCAAGGCCGCCGGCTCGCGGCGGACCTCGAGCGCCTCCTGGAGCAGTTTACCGGGGCCCGGACCGTGGAAGAGGTGCTGGAGGCGAGCGAGGACGAGCTCAAGGCGGCCGAGCTCATTGCCAAGCTTGTGACGAAGGGCATCCTCACGCCCCTGGCGGCGTGAGGGGGAGGAGGCGGGCATGACGGTCACGGCGGCGGAGCGCTGCATCATCCTGGCAGAGGACGACGAGCTGTTCCGCCGCGCGGTCCGGGAGACCCTGGAGAAGAGCGGACTCGCCGCCCAGGTGGTAACCTGCCGGGACGGGGTGGAGTTCATGGCCGCCGTGGGGGAGCGGCTCGGCCGGCCCGGGGGCGTGGCCCTCGCCGTCCTGGACATCATGATGCCGCACCTGGATGGGATCTCGGCCGCCCGCGCCCTGCGGGGATTGGAGCAGGGCCTGGGGCGGACGGCCCGGATCCCCATCCTCTTCCTTACCGCTGTCCCCCCCAACGACACCCTGACCGCGGCCGTCGAGTACTGCGCCCCGGCGCGCTACCTGCAGAAGGCGAGCGACACGCTGCGGGGGGCCCTGGTGGAGGCGGTCCGGGGGCTCCTCGAGGGGCGGCGGGCCTAAGCGAGACTCCTTAGAAAAAGATCGAGAGCCCGAGGAGGACAAAGCTGATATTCAGTCCGACGTTTGGCGTGTCCGTGTTCGCGTTGGAAACGTGGTAGAGCCTCCACTCAAGGCTCACGGCCAGATTCCGATCGAGGAAGTAACTCACCCCCGGTCCCCCCTGGGGCGTGAAGTTGAATCCGGCCGAGTGTCTCCCTGCGACACCGAAGTTCTCCTCGATGATCCCGGCGCCCAGGCTCACGAAGGGAACCCACCGGGACCCGGTGGCGAAGTGGTAGCGGAAGAGGACGGACAATTCATACCCGGTGCGACGCGTGGGTCTCGTGCTCAGCAGGAACGCCGGTTCGACCAAGAGCTCGAGGTGGCCTTCGAGAAGCCCCTGACCGACCCGATCCGTCAGGAAGAGCCCCCATCGGGGTCGAACCAGGGTGAACTCGAGGTTCTTGATCATGTCGGATTTGCTCGAGCCGCTCGCGTCGATCTCGAATCCATACCCGACGAGGACACCGACCTCCTGTCGCCCCTTCCTGAGGCCCCAGGCTCCGCCGTCCTCTCCCGCGTCCCGCCTCCATCCCCCTGGCTCCTCGCGGTGCTCCTGTGCGCCGACGGGAGCGCATGGGCCGAGGAGCCCGAGCATCCACACGACCGCCACGGCCAGGAGCCTGCCGCTACGGGCGGGCACGCCCATGACCCCGAAATGGTCCCTTCACGGATCGCTGCGGGTGGCGGTGAAGAGAAGGGTGGTCCGGCCGAGCCGGATCTCGTCCAGGTGGGCCAGGTCCGCCTCCTCGACGATGCGCCTGCCGTTCAGGAAGGTCCCGTTGGTGCTCCGGAGGTCCCGGATGGTGTAGCGGTTCCCCTCGACGGTGACGGCGGCGTGGAGGCTGGAGACCTCGGGATCGTTCAGGAGGATGTGGGCATCCCGGCGCCCGATGACCGTCCGC harbors:
- a CDS encoding acyloxyacyl hydrolase, which produces MPARSGRLLAVAVVWMLGLLGPCAPVGAQEHREEPGGWRRDAGEDGGAWGLRKGRQEVGVLVGYGFEIDASGSSKSDMIKNLEFTLVRPRWGLFLTDRVGQGLLEGHLELLVEPAFLLSTRPTRRTGYELSVLFRYHFATGSRWVPFVSLGAGIIEENFGVAGRHSAGFNFTPQGGPGVSYFLDRNLAVSLEWRLYHVSNANTDTPNVGLNISFVLLGLSIFF
- a CDS encoding response regulator, whose translation is MTVTAAERCIILAEDDELFRRAVRETLEKSGLAAQVVTCRDGVEFMAAVGERLGRPGGVALAVLDIMMPHLDGISAARALRGLEQGLGRTARIPILFLTAVPPNDTLTAAVEYCAPARYLQKASDTLRGALVEAVRGLLEGRRA